In a genomic window of Rubrobacter calidifluminis:
- a CDS encoding (2Fe-2S)-binding protein — MRIEMEVNGERRALEVEPRRTLADALREDLGLTGTHLGCEHGVCGACTVIVDGEAVRSCLMFAVQADGGRVRTVEGLASGAGHPLQRAFRAEHALQCGFCTPGFLMLLAAALERDPGIVRDEERLRELLTSNLCRCTGYEGIRRAALRAAEEMGR; from the coding sequence GTGAGGATCGAGATGGAGGTGAACGGGGAGAGGCGGGCCCTGGAGGTCGAGCCGCGCCGCACGCTCGCCGACGCTCTGCGGGAGGATCTCGGGCTCACCGGGACCCACCTCGGGTGCGAGCACGGGGTCTGCGGTGCTTGCACCGTGATCGTCGACGGCGAGGCCGTGCGGTCGTGCCTGATGTTCGCCGTACAGGCGGACGGGGGCCGGGTGAGGACCGTCGAGGGACTCGCCTCCGGGGCCGGGCACCCCCTGCAGCGGGCCTTCCGGGCCGAGCACGCCCTGCAGTGCGGCTTCTGCACGCCGGGGTTCCTGATGCTGCTCGCCGCGGCGCTCGAGAGGGATCCCGGCATCGTCCGCGACGAGGAGCGTCTGCGGGAGCTTCTCACCTCGAACCTGTGCCGGTGTACCGGCTACGAAGGCATCCGGAGGGCGGCCCTGCGGGCGGCGGAGGAGATGGGGCGATGA
- a CDS encoding amidohydrolase family protein, giving the protein MRVIAVEEHFTTGELLEADGIGGPGYPSERLLDLGERRLKDMDAGGVDLQVISLAAPGGQQLEVKRAVPLVRRANEMLAEAVFCHPDRFAGLAALPTPDPEAACAELERAVRELGFRGAVVNGHTRGRFLDAPEFRPLLELAAHLRVPIYLHPTPPPDVVRRAYYSGISPEVDGALATSAWGWHVETGLHALRLVLSGIFERLPDLRVVVGHLGEALPFMLRRVDARLSPEVMGLKRQPSWYLRHNLWLSISGFFFEAPFRTAMEEFGAEKILFSVDYPFASSAEGCRFLEGLGFGPQEYAKIAHQNAGELFGL; this is encoded by the coding sequence ATGAGGGTCATCGCGGTGGAGGAGCACTTCACCACCGGGGAGCTGCTGGAGGCGGACGGCATCGGAGGACCGGGCTATCCGTCGGAGAGGCTCCTCGACCTCGGCGAAAGACGGCTCAAAGACATGGACGCGGGGGGCGTCGACTTGCAGGTTATCTCGCTCGCCGCCCCTGGTGGGCAGCAGCTGGAGGTGAAAAGGGCCGTCCCGCTCGTGCGCCGGGCGAACGAGATGCTCGCTGAGGCGGTCTTTTGCCACCCGGACCGCTTCGCCGGCCTCGCCGCCCTTCCCACCCCGGACCCGGAGGCGGCCTGTGCGGAGCTGGAGCGGGCGGTGCGCGAGCTCGGTTTCAGGGGAGCGGTCGTCAACGGGCACACCCGCGGGCGCTTCCTCGATGCGCCGGAGTTCCGGCCGCTGCTCGAGCTCGCGGCCCACCTGAGGGTCCCGATCTACCTGCATCCGACCCCGCCTCCGGATGTAGTCAGGCGGGCGTACTACTCGGGGATCTCGCCGGAGGTGGACGGTGCGCTCGCGACATCGGCCTGGGGCTGGCACGTGGAGACCGGGCTGCACGCGCTGCGGCTCGTCCTCTCGGGGATCTTCGAGCGGCTGCCGGATCTCAGGGTGGTCGTGGGGCATCTCGGGGAGGCGCTGCCCTTCATGCTGCGGCGGGTCGACGCCCGGCTCTCCCCGGAGGTGATGGGGTTGAAGAGGCAACCCTCCTGGTACCTGAGGCACAACCTCTGGCTCTCGATCAGCGGGTTCTTCTTCGAGGCTCCCTTCCGGACCGCGATGGAGGAGTTCGGTGCCGAGAAGATCCTCTTCTCCGTCGACTACCCGTTCGCGTCGAGCGCCGAGGGATGCCGCTTCCTGGAAGGGCTCGGGTTCGGTCCGCAGGAGTACGCGAAGATCGCGCACCAGAACGCCGGGGAGCTCTTCGGGCTCTGA
- a CDS encoding AbrB family transcriptional regulator, with translation MEGRRQHATWMALLPAAACAGFLGERLGVPAAWLVGPMLVAIAFALASRKRLEMPRGTRTFSQAVIGTLLASTFRPSSLPTLADDWLPVSLVLAGTLLASLASGLVLARLTSLDGQTASLGTLPGAASGMLAMSPSLGADSRLVALMQYVRVVVVVLSATLIAHFGLMPGDSGGSPGGGIPTGFSSRTSPADYALSALAAVVGTWAGRKLRLPAGALVGPLILGVLASEFGLFHPVLPPGVPQAAYVALGLYVGILFDRDSLEHAAHVLPAVLISMVLLMVVCAGLGLALSAFTPADPFTAYLATTPGGIDSVSIIALGGGADVSLVLAVQMIRVFAVVLLGPPLARRLAKLSGSR, from the coding sequence ATGGAAGGACGCCGACAGCACGCAACCTGGATGGCACTGCTCCCGGCCGCCGCCTGCGCCGGGTTCCTCGGGGAGCGCCTCGGCGTCCCGGCGGCCTGGCTGGTCGGCCCGATGCTCGTCGCGATAGCATTCGCGCTGGCGAGCAGGAAGCGCCTCGAGATGCCCCGGGGCACGAGAACGTTCTCCCAGGCCGTCATAGGCACGCTGCTGGCCTCCACCTTCCGTCCATCGTCCCTTCCCACGCTCGCCGACGACTGGCTGCCGGTCTCGCTGGTGCTCGCCGGCACCCTGCTCGCGAGCCTGGCCTCGGGTCTGGTGCTCGCCCGGCTCACCTCGCTCGACGGGCAGACGGCCTCACTGGGGACGCTCCCGGGAGCCGCCTCCGGCATGCTGGCGATGAGCCCCTCGCTCGGGGCCGACAGCCGGCTGGTGGCCCTGATGCAGTATGTCCGGGTCGTGGTGGTCGTGCTCTCGGCCACGCTCATCGCCCACTTCGGCCTGATGCCCGGAGACTCGGGGGGCTCTCCGGGCGGGGGCATACCGACCGGCTTCTCTTCCCGCACCTCGCCTGCAGACTACGCCCTGAGCGCGCTGGCGGCCGTGGTGGGCACCTGGGCCGGGCGCAAACTGCGTCTCCCGGCGGGCGCCCTCGTAGGCCCGCTGATCCTCGGGGTGCTGGCGAGCGAGTTCGGGCTCTTCCACCCCGTCCTTCCCCCCGGCGTCCCGCAGGCCGCCTACGTCGCGCTCGGGCTCTACGTCGGGATCCTCTTCGACCGCGATTCGCTCGAGCACGCGGCGCACGTGCTGCCGGCCGTCCTCATCTCGATGGTCCTGCTCATGGTCGTCTGCGCCGGGCTCGGGCTCGCCCTCTCCGCCTTCACCCCGGCCGATCCCTTCACCGCCTACCTGGCGACCACCCCCGGCGGGATAGACTCGGTCTCGATCATCGCGCTCGGCGGAGGGGCAGACGTCTCGCTGGTCCTCGCGGTGCAGATGATCCGCGTCTTCGCCGTGGTGCTGCTCGGGCCACCGCTCGCCCGCAGGCTGGCGAAACTATCCGGGTCCCGCTGA
- the alr gene encoding alanine racemase, producing MEMETRPGRVWAEIDLGAVRHNVRALLHRAAGARLMAVVKADAYGHGALPVARAALEAGADSLAVATLAEGVELREGGIRAPVLVFGDLLPEQLREAGRMRLDVTVHSLAGARYMSSLPGLRVHLKVNTGMNRWGVEPEQVGEVYRLLGGRLAGVYTHLSCADWDSGFTLKQLLRFERVLGSHPFGNVLIHAANSAGTLWYTRARYDCVRPGGALYGLHPRGDAGDPADEGLRPALSLKSYVAGKRLLAAGERVSYGATFRAVRPMWVATVPVGYADGYRRMLSGKGVALIRGRRRCLLGRVTMDACVFEADEEVEVGDEVVLLGEQGEERIGAEELGRLAGTINYEVATGLNPRRVERRYVSGV from the coding sequence ATGGAGATGGAGACGCGCCCCGGTCGTGTCTGGGCCGAGATAGACCTCGGGGCCGTGAGGCACAACGTGCGCGCGCTGCTGCACCGGGCGGCCGGTGCCCGTCTTATGGCTGTGGTCAAGGCCGACGCCTACGGTCACGGAGCGTTGCCGGTGGCGCGGGCGGCGCTCGAGGCCGGGGCGGATTCTCTGGCGGTGGCGACGCTCGCCGAGGGTGTCGAGCTGCGTGAGGGGGGCATAAGGGCTCCGGTACTTGTCTTCGGGGACCTCCTCCCGGAGCAGTTGCGCGAAGCCGGGCGGATGAGGTTGGACGTGACGGTCCACTCGCTCGCTGGTGCCAGGTACATGTCCTCGCTGCCGGGCCTGCGGGTGCATCTGAAGGTGAACACGGGAATGAACCGCTGGGGGGTGGAACCCGAGCAGGTGGGCGAGGTATACAGGCTGCTCGGGGGGCGGCTCGCAGGTGTCTACACTCATCTCTCCTGCGCCGATTGGGACTCCGGGTTCACCCTGAAACAGCTGCTGCGCTTCGAGCGGGTGCTGGGGTCTCATCCTTTCGGGAACGTCCTGATCCATGCGGCCAACTCCGCCGGCACCCTCTGGTATACGCGGGCACGCTACGACTGTGTGCGTCCCGGGGGGGCGCTCTACGGGCTGCACCCTCGCGGGGATGCGGGTGACCCCGCCGACGAGGGCCTGCGTCCGGCGCTCAGCCTCAAGAGCTACGTCGCCGGGAAGAGGTTGCTCGCGGCCGGAGAGAGGGTCTCCTACGGGGCTACCTTCAGGGCGGTGCGCCCGATGTGGGTGGCGACCGTGCCGGTCGGGTACGCCGACGGTTACCGGAGGATGCTCTCGGGAAAAGGGGTGGCTCTGATCCGGGGCCGCCGGCGGTGCCTGCTCGGCCGGGTGACGATGGACGCGTGCGTCTTCGAGGCCGACGAAGAGGTGGAGGTGGGCGACGAGGTGGTACTCCTCGGGGAGCAGGGGGAGGAGAGGATCGGGGCCGAGGAGCTCGGGAGGCTCGCCGGCACGATAAACTACGAGGTGGCGACGGGGTTGAATCCCAGGCGGGTCGAGAGGAGATACGTTTCAGGTGTTTAG
- a CDS encoding HD domain-containing protein translates to MASVGELLEVLTEEPEGVIRLLPELGLARGLAQSPYHHLDTLDHILETVRHVRRELEESVLGARVPAERFEALLFAALMHDVAKPLTRGEVEGRVVFVAHDTLGARMVEEMCLRLGAPAMHSDLARTLTYLHLKIGFMENPRADYPPERIARAAGPFCEELAVLSWADRLAARGPRLKKEHVERHRRLCVRFLRVSRELGPRSEPDYKELASRLSCPPDAVVGSASSRLRILRAGGISCGEALACAGSFAALHKGCS, encoded by the coding sequence TTGGCCTCCGTCGGGGAACTCCTGGAGGTTCTGACGGAGGAGCCGGAGGGTGTGATCCGGCTCCTGCCGGAGCTCGGCCTCGCCAGGGGGCTAGCGCAGAGCCCCTACCACCACCTGGACACCCTGGATCACATCCTTGAGACAGTACGCCACGTGCGGCGGGAGCTGGAGGAGAGCGTCCTCGGGGCGCGGGTCCCGGCCGAAAGGTTTGAGGCGCTGCTCTTCGCCGCGCTCATGCATGACGTCGCCAAGCCGCTGACCCGCGGTGAGGTGGAGGGGAGGGTCGTCTTCGTCGCCCACGATACCCTGGGGGCGAGGATGGTCGAGGAGATGTGTCTCAGGCTTGGAGCCCCGGCGATGCACTCTGACCTCGCCCGGACGCTCACCTATTTGCACCTGAAGATAGGGTTCATGGAGAACCCGCGTGCCGACTACCCGCCGGAGAGGATAGCCCGGGCCGCGGGACCGTTCTGCGAAGAGCTCGCGGTGCTCTCGTGGGCCGACAGACTCGCCGCGCGCGGGCCGCGCCTGAAGAAGGAGCACGTGGAGCGACACCGCAGGCTGTGCGTCAGGTTCCTGCGGGTGAGCCGCGAACTCGGCCCCCGCTCCGAGCCCGACTACAAGGAGCTCGCCTCCAGGCTCTCATGCCCTCCGGACGCGGTGGTGGGCAGCGCCTCGAGCAGGTTACGCATCCTGCGGGCCGGGGGGATATCCTGCGGGGAAGCCCTGGCGTGCGCAGGATCTTTCGCTGCGCTTCACAAAGGGTGTAGTTGA
- a CDS encoding PspC domain-containing protein, producing MGIRRSSRNRWIFGVCGGIAHRFGWNPLVVRLVTVLLAIFIPGFSLIPVAILYVILGYLLPESAEY from the coding sequence ATGGGAATAAGACGCTCGAGCAGGAACCGCTGGATCTTCGGAGTGTGCGGCGGCATAGCCCACAGGTTCGGGTGGAATCCGCTCGTCGTGAGGCTGGTGACCGTCCTGCTGGCGATCTTCATCCCCGGCTTCAGCCTGATCCCGGTCGCCATTCTGTACGTGATCCTCGGCTACCTGCTCCCGGAGAGCGCCGAGTACTAG
- a CDS encoding uracil-DNA glycosylase: protein MDFAEAQKEALGCTRCALSQSRTRVVFGEGPLNAELFIVGEAPGFNEDSEGRPFQGASGMLLDRLLASVGMRRDQVYLTTLVKCRPPGTPPRSPRPSEVSRCRPYLMVQIAAVDPRVIVALGELATRVLTGRKEPLSRIRGRAVPLDGRYVFPTLSLRKALYTPADRALLISDFGRIPELLAAERPATYETLNVPHPPGDGREPVQPGLW, encoded by the coding sequence ATGGATTTCGCCGAGGCGCAGAAGGAGGCGCTTGGTTGCACCCGGTGCGCACTCTCCCAGTCGCGTACCCGGGTCGTCTTCGGCGAAGGTCCGCTCAACGCGGAGCTCTTCATCGTCGGGGAGGCTCCGGGATTCAACGAGGATAGCGAGGGGCGTCCCTTCCAGGGTGCCTCCGGGATGCTCCTCGATCGGTTGCTCGCCTCGGTGGGGATGAGGAGGGATCAGGTATACCTCACCACGCTGGTCAAGTGTCGGCCTCCTGGCACACCTCCCCGCTCCCCGCGACCGTCGGAGGTCAGCAGATGCCGTCCTTATCTGATGGTCCAGATCGCGGCCGTCGACCCCCGGGTGATCGTCGCTCTGGGCGAGCTGGCTACCAGGGTCCTGACCGGGCGTAAAGAACCGCTTTCGCGCATCCGCGGCCGGGCCGTGCCGCTCGACGGGCGCTACGTCTTCCCGACGCTCTCGCTGCGCAAGGCGCTCTACACCCCGGCCGACCGTGCTCTTCTCATCTCCGATTTCGGGAGGATCCCGGAGCTGCTCGCCGCCGAGCGCCCGGCCACCTACGAGACCCTGAACGTACCGCACCCGCCGGGTGACGGCAGGGAGCCCGTGCAGCCGGGCTTGTGGTAG
- the tsaE gene encoding tRNA (adenosine(37)-N6)-threonylcarbamoyltransferase complex ATPase subunit type 1 TsaE, which translates to MVAGGFLVPMEWEKLDEEELKRLAARVAVLLEPGDVVVLSGEVGSGKTTFVRAAMRALGVRERVTSPTYQLARSYEGEMAGSGVTLNHLDLYRLEEIGSADVLELEDYLDPGAITFIEWADPALGSLEAPSLVELSHQGEGLRGVRITGPLEERLGGC; encoded by the coding sequence GTGGTAGCCGGCGGGTTTCTGGTGCCGATGGAGTGGGAGAAACTCGATGAGGAGGAGCTGAAGAGGCTGGCGGCCAGGGTTGCCGTACTGCTCGAGCCCGGGGACGTCGTGGTGCTCTCCGGGGAGGTTGGCTCGGGCAAGACCACCTTCGTTCGTGCCGCCATGCGCGCCCTCGGCGTGCGCGAGCGGGTGACGAGCCCGACCTACCAGCTCGCCCGCAGCTACGAGGGTGAGATGGCGGGATCCGGTGTGACCCTCAACCACCTCGATCTCTACCGGCTGGAGGAGATAGGAAGCGCCGACGTGCTGGAACTCGAGGACTACCTGGATCCGGGTGCGATAACGTTTATCGAGTGGGCGGATCCCGCGCTCGGCTCGCTCGAGGCCCCCTCTCTCGTCGAGCTCTCACACCAGGGAGAGGGGCTGCGGGGCGTACGGATCACGGGCCCGCTGGAGGAGCGGCTCGGAGGATGCTGA
- the tsaB gene encoding tRNA (adenosine(37)-N6)-threonylcarbamoyltransferase complex dimerization subunit type 1 TsaB: MLTLALDASTAEVSVALARLEGHDREVLAEVSCSARGASEILLASVHEVLGLAGEDLGDVGRIVVGVGPGTFTGIRIAVATARALAGALGAEICASSTLDALAHPALSSGRERVVAVIDARRRQVFAELFAASGESTGVLCARPGELSRHLPREGDLLLVGDGAVRYREELSSLGHIPEDSSPLNRVSAAGHLVAGDLEPVPPEKVVPLYVREPDAEVRRERNPWSRP; the protein is encoded by the coding sequence ATGCTGACGCTCGCTCTGGACGCCTCGACGGCGGAGGTGAGCGTGGCGCTCGCCCGTCTCGAGGGACACGACAGGGAGGTTCTGGCCGAGGTCTCCTGCTCGGCGCGGGGGGCTTCGGAGATCCTGCTCGCTTCGGTGCACGAGGTGCTCGGGCTTGCGGGAGAGGATCTCGGGGATGTGGGGAGGATCGTGGTCGGTGTGGGGCCGGGGACTTTCACCGGCATCCGCATCGCGGTGGCCACCGCCCGGGCTCTCGCGGGGGCGCTCGGGGCCGAGATCTGCGCGTCCTCCACCCTGGATGCTCTCGCCCACCCGGCTCTCTCCTCGGGCCGGGAGAGGGTGGTGGCGGTGATCGACGCCCGGCGCCGCCAGGTCTTCGCCGAACTCTTCGCGGCCAGCGGGGAGAGTACGGGCGTGCTCTGCGCGAGACCGGGCGAGCTCTCACGGCATCTGCCGCGTGAGGGCGATCTTCTCCTCGTGGGAGACGGGGCCGTGCGCTACCGGGAGGAGCTCTCCTCGCTCGGGCACATACCCGAAGATTCCTCTCCCCTGAACAGGGTCTCTGCCGCGGGGCATCTCGTGGCCGGCGATCTTGAGCCGGTCCCTCCGGAGAAGGTGGTGCCGCTCTACGTGCGCGAGCCGGACGCCGAGGTGCGCAGGGAGCGGAACCCCTGGAGCCGGCCTTGA
- the rimI gene encoding ribosomal protein S18-alanine N-acetyltransferase, producing the protein MSDRRIRRMTRDDLPEAVQVDAECLSRPWSTAVWREELESPFGLYLALEEEGRIVAQIGVKRTSDELHVTTLAVRPECRRRGYARALVRAAMDAFPEVRRVHLEVRPSNSPARSLYRSLGFREVGRRPRYYGDEDALLMTLDLSS; encoded by the coding sequence TTGAGCGACCGCAGGATAAGGCGGATGACGCGGGACGATCTTCCGGAGGCGGTGCAGGTCGACGCGGAGTGTCTTTCGCGCCCCTGGAGCACCGCCGTCTGGCGGGAAGAGCTGGAGAGCCCCTTCGGGCTCTACCTGGCGCTGGAGGAGGAAGGGCGCATCGTTGCCCAGATCGGGGTCAAGCGCACCTCGGACGAGCTGCACGTGACCACGCTCGCCGTACGCCCGGAGTGCCGGCGCAGAGGTTACGCCCGGGCTCTGGTCCGGGCGGCGATGGATGCCTTCCCCGAAGTCCGCAGGGTCCACCTCGAGGTGCGTCCCAGCAACTCCCCGGCCCGTTCACTCTACCGCTCGCTCGGCTTCAGGGAAGTCGGGCGGCGGCCCCGCTACTACGGGGACGAGGACGCCCTTCTCATGACCCTCGACCTTTCTTCTTAG
- the tsaD gene encoding tRNA (adenosine(37)-N6)-threonylcarbamoyltransferase complex transferase subunit TsaD has translation MILAIETSCDDTCAAVVEDDGRRALSNVVHTQTEHARYGGVVPEVASRAHLERIDGVVEKALADAGMTLEEITAVAVTVRPGLIGALLVGLASAKSVAYARRLPLIPVNHLEGHVAAAYLEDPALEPPFVALVASGGHTALYSVGRDRSMSLLGETLDDAAGEALDKGARMLGLGFPGGPALSRAAEGGDPERYEFPVALKGKDDLDFSFSGLKTSLLYTLQRLGEERVEEELPHLAASYEAAVVEALSRKLLRAAEMTDSRSLVVAGGVAANARLRGRLRTECEKRGIGIVIPAPALCTDNAAMIGAAAPHSPKITFPGYLGLNARSI, from the coding sequence GTGATACTGGCGATAGAGACATCCTGCGACGACACCTGCGCGGCCGTGGTGGAGGACGACGGGCGCAGGGCCCTCTCGAACGTCGTCCACACCCAGACCGAGCACGCCCGCTACGGCGGGGTCGTGCCGGAGGTCGCCTCGCGGGCTCACCTCGAACGCATCGACGGCGTGGTGGAGAAGGCGCTCGCCGATGCGGGGATGACCCTCGAGGAGATAACCGCCGTCGCGGTTACGGTGCGTCCGGGGCTCATCGGGGCGCTCCTCGTCGGGCTGGCCTCCGCCAAGAGCGTGGCCTATGCCCGCCGGCTGCCTCTCATCCCGGTCAACCACCTCGAGGGTCACGTCGCCGCGGCGTACCTGGAGGACCCGGCGCTCGAGCCGCCGTTCGTCGCGCTCGTCGCCTCCGGAGGGCACACCGCGCTCTACTCGGTCGGGAGGGACCGGAGCATGTCGCTGCTTGGCGAGACGCTGGACGACGCCGCCGGGGAGGCCCTCGACAAGGGGGCGAGGATGCTCGGGCTGGGGTTCCCCGGGGGCCCCGCGCTCTCGAGGGCGGCCGAGGGGGGTGACCCGGAGCGCTACGAGTTTCCGGTGGCCCTCAAGGGCAAAGACGATCTCGACTTCAGCTTCTCCGGCCTCAAGACGAGCCTGCTCTACACGCTGCAGCGCCTGGGGGAGGAGAGGGTGGAAGAGGAGCTGCCCCATCTGGCGGCGAGCTACGAGGCGGCGGTGGTGGAGGCGCTCTCCCGGAAGCTGCTGCGGGCCGCGGAGATGACGGATTCCCGCTCCCTCGTGGTCGCGGGGGGCGTCGCGGCTAACGCCCGGCTGCGCGGTCGTCTCAGGACCGAGTGCGAGAAGAGGGGTATCGGGATCGTCATCCCGGCCCCGGCGCTCTGTACGGACAACGCCGCCATGATCGGGGCCGCCGCGCCCCACTCCCCGAAGATAACTTTCCCCGGTTACCTAGGCCTCAACGCCCGCAGCATCTGA
- a CDS encoding S53 family peptidase, which yields MKGKSFPRRVFACLMLAFLAAVLSVGVVGARDAAARRMVNEPWRYQAHPPKRYAFAANAQAFPYTPSECVARYGVACYSPQQIRRAYDIPSSLEGNGQSIVIFDAYGSPSVRRDLETFSETFGLPKPDLHIYYPQGRPKFDPRNLNQQGWAQEIALDTQWAHAIAPKARINLVIARNNSDLAFNYAQTWALGRGLGHVWSQSYGTPEAAIKSVNSNVQLRLSHNGYVNARAQHISVFASAGDSGAGNGFRKPNALYPASDPLVTAVGGTNLFAGDRGVYRRETVWNDSDPGLCPFGCSQGIFGATGGAASRVFKKPAYQEGFQPTHHRTTSDVGYDASVYTSVLVYLSIPGIPEGFYFFGGTSSGAPQWAGIGALANQAAGRPLGFLNPRLYALAKNGATYRASFHDITRGQNAFYGGGYAAKRGYDLPTGLGTPKASTLIRNLSR from the coding sequence ATGAAGGGTAAAAGCTTCCCGAGGCGGGTTTTCGCCTGCCTCATGCTAGCGTTTCTGGCGGCTGTATTGTCCGTCGGCGTCGTCGGAGCCAGGGACGCTGCAGCACGCAGGATGGTCAACGAGCCATGGAGGTACCAGGCTCACCCGCCGAAGAGGTATGCTTTCGCGGCGAACGCTCAGGCTTTCCCGTACACCCCGTCCGAGTGCGTGGCCCGCTACGGGGTGGCCTGCTATTCACCGCAGCAGATCAGACGGGCGTACGACATCCCGTCCTCGCTCGAGGGAAATGGGCAGTCGATCGTCATCTTCGACGCGTATGGGAGTCCCTCCGTAAGACGGGATCTCGAGACCTTCAGCGAGACTTTCGGTCTCCCCAAGCCCGATCTGCACATCTACTATCCTCAGGGCAGACCGAAGTTCGACCCCAGAAACCTCAACCAGCAGGGGTGGGCGCAGGAGATAGCGCTCGACACCCAGTGGGCGCACGCCATAGCGCCGAAGGCCAGGATCAACCTGGTGATAGCCCGCAACAACTCGGATCTGGCGTTCAACTACGCCCAGACCTGGGCGCTGGGGCGTGGTCTGGGACACGTCTGGTCGCAGAGCTACGGTACGCCGGAGGCTGCGATCAAGAGCGTGAACAGCAACGTTCAGCTCAGGCTCTCGCACAACGGTTACGTGAACGCCCGCGCGCAGCACATAAGCGTCTTCGCCTCTGCTGGTGATTCGGGGGCGGGCAACGGTTTCAGAAAACCCAACGCGCTCTACCCGGCCTCCGACCCGCTTGTGACGGCCGTCGGCGGGACCAACCTGTTCGCGGGCGACCGCGGGGTTTACCGGCGGGAGACGGTCTGGAACGACTCGGATCCCGGGCTGTGTCCGTTCGGATGCAGCCAGGGGATCTTCGGGGCGACCGGCGGCGCCGCGAGCCGGGTGTTCAAGAAACCCGCCTACCAGGAAGGTTTTCAGCCCACGCACCACCGCACGACCTCAGATGTGGGCTACGACGCCTCGGTGTACACCAGCGTGTTGGTGTACCTGAGCATCCCCGGCATCCCCGAGGGCTTCTATTTCTTCGGCGGCACCAGCTCCGGGGCTCCGCAGTGGGCCGGCATCGGGGCGCTCGCGAACCAGGCCGCCGGAAGGCCGCTCGGGTTCTTGAACCCCAGGCTCTACGCCCTCGCGAAGAACGGAGCCACCTACCGGGCGAGCTTCCACGACATCACCCGCGGTCAGAATGCCTTCTACGGCGGCGGGTACGCCGCGAAGCGCGGCTACGATCTGCCGACCGGCCTCGGCACGCCGAAGGCTTCCACCCTTATCCGCAACCTCTCGCGCTAG